The proteins below are encoded in one region of Clostridium fermenticellae:
- a CDS encoding DUF6483 family protein produces MLKRNMTLELVAKFEEYIRKILRNKEDGNLDKAITLIDDTFKEIFRLSLKFFNSFSDESLIDMIKSGGSINSDKCIMMAKLLEEEGFILELQKKENESFCILLKSLNLFLEACLNKSSDSNLKDYFSDINSIINRVKEYKLPLYIEYKLIDYYICEHKYDKADDIIFETLEFDNFSTTSIKSALKFYEDLLLKEDSDLEDGNLPRSEIANSLSDLKTKLNN; encoded by the coding sequence ATGTTAAAACGCAATATGACACTTGAACTTGTTGCAAAATTTGAGGAATACATAAGAAAAATATTAAGAAACAAGGAAGATGGGAATTTAGACAAAGCTATAACTCTTATAGATGATACTTTTAAAGAAATATTCAGATTGAGTCTTAAATTTTTCAACTCATTTTCAGACGAAAGCCTAATAGATATGATAAAATCCGGAGGAAGTATAAACTCAGATAAATGCATAATGATGGCAAAACTTTTAGAGGAAGAAGGTTTCATACTTGAACTTCAAAAAAAAGAAAATGAATCATTTTGCATATTACTTAAATCATTAAACTTATTTTTAGAAGCATGCTTGAATAAAAGTTCCGATTCAAACTTAAAAGATTATTTTTCTGATATAAATTCAATTATAAATAGAGTAAAAGAATACAAACTCCCTTTATATATAGAATATAAATTAATCGATTATTATATTTGTGAGCATAAATATGACAAAGCTGACGATATAATATTTGAAACATTAGAATTTGACAATTTCAGCACAACATCTATAAAATCTGCATTAAAATTTTATGAAGATCTCCTACTAAAGGAAGATAGTGATCTTGAAGATGGTAATTTGCCTAGATCCGAAATAGCAAACTCTTTATCTGATTTAAAAACAAAATTAAATAATTAA
- the hisS gene encoding histidine--tRNA ligase: MVNIQAPKGTKDLLPSESYKWQYLENKFKKIAASYGCREIRTPMFEHTELFERGVGDTTDVVQKEMYTFNDRAGRSITLKPEGTSPAVRAFIENSIFNEAQPTKLFYFTPVFRYENVQKGRLREHHQFGVEVFGAKEASLDAEIISIAIRVYRELGINDVKLNINSIGCPECRKKYNEALKEFLSNNYDKLCETCKTRFEKNPMRILDCKVPGCKEIVKNAPVILDYICDDCREHFSNLKKDLKAMGIEYEVDPLIVRGLDYYSKTVFEIIHNGITICGGGRYDYLIEEVGGPSMPAVGFGMGIERTLLTLEENGIEIPKEPYIDLYIGSIGKTAKIRVLKIINKLREYGLRCECDHMNRSVKAEMKYANKIDARFTLILGDDELDSGTAKLKRMEDGKQFDININNIEEIVNLIEKINV, encoded by the coding sequence ATGGTTAATATACAAGCTCCAAAAGGAACTAAAGATTTGCTGCCTTCAGAATCTTATAAATGGCAGTATTTAGAGAATAAATTTAAGAAAATAGCTGCGTCATATGGATGCAGAGAAATAAGAACACCTATGTTTGAACATACAGAATTGTTTGAGAGAGGCGTTGGAGATACTACCGATGTAGTACAGAAAGAGATGTATACTTTTAATGATAGGGCAGGAAGAAGTATAACTCTTAAACCCGAGGGTACATCACCTGCTGTAAGGGCTTTTATAGAGAATAGTATTTTCAATGAGGCACAGCCAACAAAACTTTTTTATTTTACTCCAGTGTTCAGATATGAAAATGTACAAAAAGGAAGGTTAAGGGAACATCATCAGTTTGGAGTTGAAGTATTTGGAGCAAAAGAAGCTTCATTAGATGCAGAAATAATAAGTATTGCCATCAGAGTTTATAGAGAACTTGGAATAAATGATGTTAAGCTTAATATAAACAGTATAGGATGTCCAGAATGCAGAAAAAAGTATAATGAGGCTTTAAAAGAATTTTTATCTAATAATTATGACAAACTGTGTGAAACATGTAAAACAAGATTTGAAAAGAACCCTATGAGAATATTGGACTGCAAAGTTCCAGGCTGCAAAGAAATAGTAAAAAATGCTCCGGTAATACTTGATTATATCTGTGATGATTGCAGGGAGCATTTTAGCAATTTGAAGAAGGATTTAAAGGCAATGGGAATTGAGTATGAAGTGGACCCACTTATTGTAAGAGGACTTGATTATTATAGTAAGACGGTATTCGAAATAATTCACAATGGAATTACTATCTGTGGCGGCGGAAGATACGATTATTTAATAGAGGAAGTTGGAGGCCCGTCTATGCCTGCTGTTGGATTCGGAATGGGTATAGAAAGAACTCTATTAACACTTGAGGAAAATGGTATAGAAATACCTAAAGAACCTTATATAGACTTGTATATTGGATCAATTGGTAAAACCGCTAAGATTAGAGTGCTTAAAATTATAAATAAATTAAGAGAATATGGACTAAGATGTGAATGCGATCACATGAATAGAAGTGTAAAGGCTGAAATGAAGTATGCAAATAAAATAGATGCAAGATTTACTTTGATCTTAGGAGATGATGAACTAGATTCTGGTACTGCTAAATTAAAAAGAATGGAAGATGGAAAACAGTTTGATATAAATATAAATAATATAGAAGAAATAGTTAACCTTATAGAAAAAATAAATGTATAA
- a CDS encoding ATP-dependent Clp protease ATP-binding subunit has product MQLCSICHKNVATVFTLKVENGKFETIGLCPECAKNIGLPAINQLMQQNGIKQEDIENFSNQINNMIGEIDIDKFANSDMFMNLFNSITPNKNIENIEDDSDKNKDPAKNEKVNNDSSNIKTKSKLFSKKRKKLDKYGTNLTEKARNNKIDNIIGRDREIDRIIQILNRRTKNNPVLIGEPGVGKTAIAEGLALKIANKQVPVKLLDMEVYLLDLTSVVAGTQFRGQFEGRMKEIVEEAKENGNIIIVIDEIHNIIGAGEAQGGALNAANILKPSLARGEIQVIGTTTIEEYRKYIEKDSALERRFQPILVEEPTIEETIEMLNGIKKYYEDYHKVKIPEEVIEAAVNLSERYISDRYLPDKAIDVIDEAASRANLNNKSLLNLENLNRELNEIQNEIQNAANSADYQKAAELKTSECKVQTQIDELRDTSLNVQLTTDDIAYVIEAWTKIPVHKVKEKESQKLLNLENSLHERIIGQNEAVTNLSKAIRRNRLGFKKKGKPVSFIFVGPTGVGKTELVKALSCELFGSEDSLIRVDMSEYMEKHTVSKLIGAPPGYVGYDEGGQLTEKVRRKPYSVLLLDEIEKAHPDVFNMLLQILEDGRLTDGQGRTVYFDNTIIIMTSNAGTDFKGNRIGFGEESYNSLENHAKDSLKQVFKPEFLNRIDDIIVFKSLGKVEIYKIIDLMLEEVKEEVSEKNITISVTDEVKDFILDVGYDDKYGARPLRRAIQKYIEDEISEQYLQGKFSEGSNIEISMIDGKISIKNELSN; this is encoded by the coding sequence ATGCAGTTGTGTTCTATTTGTCATAAAAATGTAGCTACAGTTTTTACATTGAAAGTAGAAAATGGAAAATTTGAAACTATAGGGTTGTGTCCGGAGTGTGCAAAAAATATTGGATTGCCGGCTATAAATCAATTGATGCAGCAAAATGGAATAAAACAGGAAGATATAGAAAACTTCTCAAATCAAATAAATAATATGATTGGTGAGATAGATATAGATAAATTTGCAAATAGTGATATGTTTATGAATTTGTTCAATTCTATAACACCTAATAAAAATATAGAAAATATAGAAGATGATTCTGATAAAAATAAAGATCCAGCAAAGAATGAAAAAGTTAATAATGATTCAAGTAATATTAAAACCAAAAGCAAATTATTCTCTAAGAAAAGAAAAAAACTAGATAAATACGGAACAAATTTAACAGAAAAAGCAAGGAACAATAAAATAGACAATATAATTGGAAGAGATAGAGAGATTGATAGAATTATACAAATCTTAAACAGAAGAACTAAGAATAATCCTGTTCTAATAGGAGAACCTGGAGTTGGGAAAACTGCTATAGCAGAAGGTCTTGCACTCAAAATTGCCAATAAACAAGTGCCGGTTAAGCTGCTTGACATGGAAGTATATCTTCTGGATTTAACTTCAGTTGTTGCAGGGACTCAATTTAGAGGACAGTTTGAAGGTAGAATGAAGGAAATTGTCGAAGAGGCAAAAGAAAATGGTAATATCATTATAGTAATTGATGAAATCCATAATATAATAGGAGCAGGTGAAGCACAGGGAGGTGCTTTAAATGCAGCTAATATACTAAAACCATCTCTTGCAAGAGGTGAGATACAAGTAATTGGAACAACGACGATTGAAGAATATAGAAAATATATTGAAAAGGATTCTGCCTTGGAGAGAAGATTTCAGCCTATTTTAGTCGAAGAACCGACAATAGAAGAGACGATAGAGATGTTAAATGGTATAAAAAAATATTATGAGGATTATCATAAAGTAAAGATACCTGAGGAGGTTATTGAAGCAGCTGTTAATTTATCTGAAAGATATATTTCTGATAGATATTTGCCTGACAAGGCTATAGATGTAATTGATGAGGCTGCTTCAAGGGCAAATCTAAACAATAAATCTCTTTTAAATTTGGAAAATTTAAATAGGGAGCTTAATGAAATACAGAATGAAATACAGAATGCTGCAAATAGTGCTGATTACCAAAAAGCAGCTGAGCTCAAAACAAGTGAATGTAAAGTACAAACTCAGATTGATGAACTTAGAGATACAAGTTTAAATGTACAGTTAACTACAGATGACATTGCCTATGTAATCGAAGCATGGACTAAAATCCCAGTCCATAAGGTTAAGGAGAAAGAATCACAAAAGCTTTTAAATTTGGAAAATAGTCTGCACGAAAGAATTATAGGACAAAATGAGGCAGTTACAAATTTATCTAAGGCTATAAGAAGAAATCGTCTTGGTTTTAAGAAAAAAGGGAAACCTGTATCGTTTATATTTGTAGGACCAACAGGTGTTGGTAAAACTGAGCTTGTTAAGGCACTGTCATGTGAATTATTTGGAAGTGAGGATTCACTTATACGTGTCGATATGTCTGAGTATATGGAAAAACATACTGTATCAAAATTGATTGGAGCGCCTCCTGGATATGTTGGATATGATGAAGGAGGACAGCTTACTGAAAAAGTTAGGAGAAAGCCATACTCTGTTTTACTACTTGATGAAATTGAAAAAGCGCATCCGGATGTATTTAATATGTTATTGCAGATACTTGAAGATGGAAGACTTACGGATGGTCAAGGAAGAACAGTATATTTTGATAATACTATTATTATAATGACATCAAATGCTGGTACTGATTTTAAGGGAAATAGAATAGGATTCGGAGAAGAAAGTTATAATAGTTTAGAAAATCATGCAAAAGATTCATTAAAACAAGTTTTTAAACCAGAGTTCCTTAATAGAATAGATGATATTATAGTGTTTAAATCATTAGGAAAAGTAGAAATATATAAAATTATTGATTTAATGCTTGAAGAAGTTAAAGAAGAAGTAAGTGAGAAAAATATAACCATATCTGTAACAGATGAGGTTAAGGATTTTATATTAGATGTTGGATATGATGATAAATATGGAGCCAGACCACTTAGGAGAGCTATTCAAAAGTATATTGAAGATGAAATTTCTGAGCAATATTTACAGGGAAAGTTTTCGGAGGGGTCAAATATAGAAATAAGTATGATAGATGGAAAAATATCAATAAAAAATGAATTATCAAACTAA
- the aspS gene encoding aspartate--tRNA ligase yields the protein MGESLRGLKRTIMCGKLREDNIDNKVTVMGWVQRKRNLGSLIFIDLRDRSGILQVVFGEEINKEAFLKSDGVKSEYCIAVTGTIVKRQSPNAELPTGMVELRGEYIKVLSESETPPIYIKEGLDAAESVRLKYRYLDLRRPDIQKIFMIRHKITKIIRNFMDENGFLEMETPVLGRSTPEGARDYLVPSRNFPGNFYALPQSPQLYKQLLMVSGYDRYFQIAKCFRDEDLRANRQPEFTQVDMELSFVEEDDVMELNERLLQSVFKEVAGVDVKLPIERMTYKIAMEKYGSDKPDLRFGMEINDLTDVVKNIDFKVFQNAIENGGSIRGIKVPESAGMGRKQIDKLVDFVKTYGAKGLVWIANREDGVKSSISKFLTDEQTSGILNKIEAKTGDLILIVADKNSIVLQSLGALRLEMAKRLGILENNKKFRFVWVTEFPLLSYNEEEERFEAEHHPFTMPMDEDIKYLDSDPGRVRAKAYDIVLNGEELGGGSIRIHNTDLQERMFKVIGISEEKAKEKFGYLLQAFKFGPPPHGGLAYGLDRMVMFLAGTENIKDVIAFPKNQNAFCPLTEAPNIVDKAQLDELGIYIK from the coding sequence ATGGGAGAATCATTAAGAGGACTCAAGAGAACCATAATGTGCGGGAAGCTCAGAGAAGATAATATAGATAATAAAGTCACCGTAATGGGATGGGTTCAAAGAAAAAGAAATTTAGGCAGCCTTATATTCATAGATTTGAGGGATAGAAGTGGTATACTTCAGGTTGTATTTGGAGAAGAAATAAATAAAGAGGCTTTTTTAAAGTCAGATGGTGTTAAATCAGAATACTGTATAGCTGTTACAGGAACTATTGTAAAAAGACAGTCTCCAAATGCAGAACTTCCGACAGGAATGGTGGAATTAAGAGGAGAATATATAAAGGTATTATCTGAATCTGAAACACCTCCTATATACATAAAAGAAGGGCTTGATGCTGCTGAGAGTGTAAGGCTTAAGTATAGATATTTGGATTTAAGAAGACCAGATATACAGAAAATATTTATGATAAGACATAAGATTACCAAGATCATCAGGAATTTCATGGATGAAAATGGATTTCTTGAAATGGAAACACCAGTACTTGGAAGAAGTACTCCAGAAGGTGCAAGAGATTATCTTGTACCAAGCAGGAATTTCCCGGGAAACTTTTATGCTTTACCACAATCACCTCAATTATATAAACAGCTTTTAATGGTATCCGGATATGATAGATATTTTCAAATAGCGAAATGTTTCAGGGATGAGGACTTAAGAGCGAATAGACAGCCTGAATTTACGCAGGTTGATATGGAGCTTTCCTTTGTAGAAGAGGATGATGTTATGGAATTAAATGAGAGACTTTTACAAAGTGTATTTAAAGAAGTAGCTGGAGTAGATGTAAAACTCCCAATAGAGAGAATGACCTATAAAATTGCCATGGAGAAATATGGAAGCGATAAACCTGATTTAAGATTTGGAATGGAAATAAATGATTTGACAGATGTTGTAAAGAATATAGATTTTAAAGTGTTCCAGAATGCCATTGAAAATGGTGGCTCTATAAGAGGAATAAAAGTTCCAGAGTCCGCAGGTATGGGGAGAAAGCAAATTGATAAATTAGTTGACTTTGTAAAAACATATGGAGCAAAAGGGCTTGTGTGGATAGCTAATAGAGAAGATGGAGTAAAATCATCGATATCAAAGTTTTTAACTGATGAACAGACTTCCGGTATATTAAATAAAATTGAAGCTAAAACAGGAGATTTGATTTTAATAGTAGCGGATAAAAATAGTATAGTGTTACAGAGTTTAGGTGCATTAAGGCTTGAAATGGCAAAAAGGCTTGGAATACTTGAGAATAATAAAAAATTTAGATTCGTATGGGTAACTGAGTTTCCGCTTCTTTCATATAATGAGGAAGAAGAAAGATTTGAGGCTGAGCATCATCCTTTTACTATGCCAATGGACGAAGATATAAAGTATCTTGATTCAGATCCAGGACGTGTCAGAGCTAAAGCATATGATATAGTTTTAAATGGTGAGGAACTTGGAGGAGGAAGTATCAGAATACATAATACAGATTTACAGGAAAGGATGTTTAAGGTTATAGGAATTAGCGAGGAGAAAGCCAAAGAAAAGTTTGGATATTTACTTCAGGCATTTAAATTTGGGCCACCACCTCATGGAGGACTTGCATATGGACTTGACAGAATGGTAATGTTTCTTGCTGGAACTGAAAATATAAAAGATGTAATTGCATTTCCTAAGAATCAAAATGCATTTTGTCCATTAACGGAAGCACCTAATATTGTAGATAAAGCGCAGCTTGATGAATTGGGTATATATATTAAATAA
- a CDS encoding coproporphyrinogen III oxidase: MNSLKTIVIKLNNMDFRYDIYQLFNIFYNFYSIEFLNENWNYSVDVLDDTVVISDGANLKRYEFFKGLRTKQSVKKAVFEYLSQKEKKEISWGTLVGIRPSKIALELLKYGKNCDQIIEYFKYHYDTRYDKAKLCVDIAKLEDRFVNKNKDNISIYIDMPFCPTRCLYCSFASNPIDKCKKIVPEYLKCLFIELNTVAEYVNRKKLNVECIYFGGGTPTSISDEQFEKVMYQIYNSFVLKNHVREFTVECGRPDSITLSKLESMKKYKVDRISINPQTMNDETLKLIGRRHTAWDVADKFYTARNLGFENINMDIIVGLPGEGLHNIKKTCESIKELDPDNLTVHGLSVKRGSRLHENMVNNINFAVPEQHELNLMYDETINLSKSMDMSPYYVYRQKNMVGNMENIGYAKRGKESLYNIQMIEEKQTIIACGADAVTKVVFPDENRIERHFNVKDVREYIKRIREMIDKKIELLDTLYK; the protein is encoded by the coding sequence ATGAATTCACTAAAGACTATTGTGATAAAACTTAATAACATGGATTTTAGATATGATATTTATCAATTGTTTAACATATTTTATAATTTTTATAGCATAGAATTTTTAAATGAGAATTGGAACTACAGTGTTGATGTTTTAGATGACACTGTAGTTATTTCTGATGGAGCTAATTTAAAAAGATATGAATTTTTTAAAGGACTTAGAACAAAACAGAGTGTAAAAAAAGCAGTTTTCGAATATCTTTCACAAAAAGAAAAAAAGGAAATTTCCTGGGGAACATTGGTTGGTATAAGACCTAGTAAAATAGCACTTGAGTTATTAAAATATGGAAAAAATTGTGATCAGATAATAGAATATTTTAAATACCATTATGACACAAGGTATGACAAAGCTAAACTATGTGTCGATATAGCCAAATTAGAAGATAGGTTTGTAAACAAAAATAAAGATAATATCAGTATTTATATAGATATGCCATTTTGCCCGACTAGATGTTTATATTGTTCCTTTGCGTCAAATCCTATAGACAAGTGTAAAAAAATTGTTCCAGAATACCTCAAATGTTTGTTTATTGAATTGAATACTGTAGCAGAATATGTTAATAGAAAAAAATTGAATGTTGAGTGTATTTATTTTGGAGGTGGAACTCCGACTTCTATTAGTGATGAACAATTTGAAAAAGTTATGTATCAAATATATAATAGTTTTGTACTTAAAAATCATGTAAGAGAATTTACAGTTGAATGCGGAAGACCAGATAGTATAACTTTAAGCAAACTGGAAAGTATGAAGAAATATAAAGTAGATAGGATAAGTATAAATCCTCAAACTATGAATGATGAAACACTCAAACTGATAGGAAGAAGGCATACTGCATGGGATGTGGCTGATAAATTTTATACAGCAAGAAATCTGGGTTTTGAAAATATAAATATGGATATAATAGTAGGACTTCCTGGTGAAGGCTTGCATAATATAAAAAAAACCTGTGAATCTATAAAAGAGCTTGATCCGGATAACCTTACAGTTCATGGACTGTCTGTAAAAAGAGGTTCAAGGCTTCATGAAAATATGGTGAATAATATAAATTTTGCTGTACCAGAACAGCATGAATTAAATTTGATGTATGATGAGACAATCAATTTGTCAAAAAGTATGGACATGAGTCCATATTATGTGTACAGGCAAAAGAATATGGTTGGCAATATGGAGAATATAGGATATGCAAAACGAGGTAAGGAAAGTTTATATAATATTCAAATGATAGAGGAAAAGCAAACTATTATAGCCTGTGGTGCAGATGCTGTGACAAAAGTAGTCTTTCCTGATGAAAACAGAATAGAGAGGCATTTTAATGTCAAGGATGTAAGGGAATATATAAAGAGAATCCGTGAAATGATAGATAAGAAAATTGAGCTATTAGATACACTATATAAATAG
- a CDS encoding helix-turn-helix domain-containing protein, whose protein sequence is MISEIAEKIHNLRKKNNLTLKDLSKKTGLSVSFLSQIENGSSSLAITSLKKIADALNVTMNYFFTPPEINNFLVNSSNTKVFKLEGSNSEYSRISGDFFSRKLEAMLITIPPEQMHGSTFSHPGEEFVYVLEGTLIVTLNKEEYIVNAGDSIQYPSTVLHSWFNPIKEPTRLISVVTPLIF, encoded by the coding sequence ATGATTAGTGAAATAGCTGAAAAAATTCATAATTTAAGGAAAAAGAATAATCTTACTTTAAAGGATTTAAGTAAAAAGACTGGTCTTTCAGTAAGCTTTTTATCTCAAATAGAAAATGGATCTTCTTCACTTGCAATTACATCACTAAAGAAAATTGCAGATGCATTAAACGTTACAATGAATTATTTCTTTACCCCACCAGAGATCAACAACTTTTTAGTTAATTCATCAAACACTAAAGTATTTAAACTAGAAGGTTCTAACTCTGAATATTCAAGAATAAGTGGAGACTTTTTTTCAAGAAAGCTCGAAGCAATGCTGATAACAATACCACCTGAACAAATGCATGGAAGCACGTTCAGTCATCCTGGAGAAGAATTCGTATATGTACTTGAAGGCACTTTAATTGTAACCTTAAATAAAGAAGAGTATATCGTAAACGCCGGGGATTCTATTCAATATCCCTCTACTGTCTTACATTCATGGTTTAATCCAATTAAGGAGCCCACACGTTTGATTTCCGTAGTTACTCCTCTTATTTTTTAA